The region ATCGTGTCACCAAAGAGGTCCACCACCTTGCSCCCCCGGCCGGGGCCGGGCGATCAAGGATGAAAGGAAGGACCGACCCGGGTCAAGAGCCCCGGCGGCGCGGATCAGTCTTCACCGATCCGCGGCCCCCGGACTTGAGCTTATTCCCGCCCCGAGAGGCTCTTCAGCAAATCCAGAGCCCGCTTACGAACGTGCTCCGTGGGCAGCCGCCAGTAGGCGCGGATCAGCTCCAGGGTTTCGTTCTTTTGCAGGGGGTCTTGCTCATAGGCCGGGATGGCGGGCTCGGCCAGGCCCGAAAGATCGGGCACTGACGGCGCCTTGCGCACCGAGGTGACATCGTCGCCGATGTCCTCGAAGAAAAAGGCCACCGGAACGCCCAGGACCTTTGAGATATCGTAGAGGCGGCTCGCGCTCACACGATTGGAGCCGCGCTCGTACTTCTGGATTTGCTGGAACGTCACGCCCACGGCGTTGGCGAGCTGTTCTTGGCTCATCCCCAACAGGGTCCGACGCAGCCGAAGCCGGCGTCCTACGTGCACGTCCACGGGATCGGGCGACTTGTTCACACCATCTCCCAGGAGCTCTTCGTTTTTTGACCTTCTCACGTTCTTGCCCCATGATCTATAGCGGGTTTATCCATTGGACCCGGCTGTCAAACCGTAGCGTGTCCGGGCCCACGACTCCAGCGATTTAACCGGTCAAGGTGCGTTGCGGAGGGCTGTTTCTCCCACGGCCTTTTTATTGTACACCTAAAAAGGGCAAGGTCAAGGATTTTGCACGGAATGAGAACCGCAACCGTCACCCGGACCACCCGGGAAACCGCCATTTCCGTTACCGTCGATCTCGATGGCACGGGCCGCTCCGACATCAGCACCGGACTTGGTTTCCTTGACCACATGTTAGAGCAACTTTCGCGCCACAGCCTTATGGATTTACGCCTCCACGCGAAAGGAGATATCCATATCGACGGTCACCACACCACCGAGGACTGTGCCCTGGCGCTTGGTCAGGCGATCTCCCAAGCCTTGGGAAATCGCCTGGGAATTCAACGCTATGGCTCTGCCCTGATCCCCATGGACGAAGCCCTGACCCAAGTCGCCCTAGACCTGTCCAACCGGCCCTTCCTGGTCTGGAATGTGCCGTTGACCCGCGACAAGCTGGGCGATATCGACACTGAGCTTTTCAAGGAATGGTTTCAAGCATTTTCCCAAACCGGGGGCATCACGTTGCATGTTGCAACCCATTATGGGGAAAATAACCACCATATCGTTGAATCTTGCTACAAGGGGCTGGCGAAGGCACTGCGCATGGCCTGGACCATCGACCCCCGCCAAGCCTCTCAGGTCCCCTCGACCAAGGGCGTTCTGGGCAGCCTGGGCGACAGTGCTCCCTCGGCCTGACGGCTTCGCCCCCCCCGCTGGTTGGGGTGCTAAACTCCCCTGCCCTGCCCGCCCGCCTTTTCCCTTTTTGAGGATCGCCATGCTGGTCGCGATCATTGATTACGGTTCCGGCAATCTGCGCTCGGCCGCCAAGGCCCTGGAGCGCGCCGCCCGCGACGCCGGGATTGCCGCCGACATCACCGTTACCGCCGACGCGCGGGTCGCTCAACGCGCCGACCGTCTGGTTCTGCCCGGGGTTGGCGCCTTCGCCGATTGTCGCCAGGGGCTCGATGCCCTGCCCGACATGATCGACACCGTGACCGAGGCCGTGTGGACCCACGGACGCCCCTTCCTCGGCATTTGTGTCGGCATGCAGTTGCTGGCCACCCGCGGCCTGGAGCACGGCATCCACCCGGGGCTCGACTGGATCCCCGGCGAAGTCCGCCCGTTGCGCGATGAAGCCCCGCCGGACAGCCTCGAGACCCTGCGCATCCCGCATATGGGCTGGAACGCCCTGGAGCCCACCGACAGCCCCCACCCGCTGCTCGACGGCCTCGCGCCGGGGACCCCGGTCTATTTCGTGCACAGCTACCATCTGGCCGCCGCGTGCCCGGCCCATGTCCGGGCCCAGGTCTCCTACGGCGCCCCGCTGACCGCTGTGGTCGGCCGGGATACCGTCGTTGGCACCCAGTTTCACCCCGAAAAGAGCCAGGCCGCCGGCTTGCGCCTGCTGACCAACTTCCTGCGCTGGGCCCCTTGAGGGCAGGCCAACCTGCGGACGTTCCGATGATCTTGTTTCCCGCCATCGACCTCAAGGATGGTCAGTGCGTGCGCCTGTTCAAGGGCGAGATGGACAAAGCCACCGTGTTCGGCGACGACCCGGCGGCCCAGGCTCGCCGCTTCACCGATGCCGGGTGCCGTTGGCTCCATGTGGTGGACCTCAACGGCGCCTTTGCCGGCCATCCGGTGAACGCCGCCGCCGTTGAAGCCATTTTGGCGGCGGTGGATGTTCCCGTTCAGTTGGGCGGCGGCATCCGCGACCACGCGGCCATCGACCGCTGGATCGACCTTGGGGTGTCGCGCGTCATTCTGGGCACCGTGGCCTTGCGTGATCCGGCCCTGGTCCGCGAGGCCTGCCGCCGCCATCCCGGCCGTATTGCCGTGGGCATCGACGCCCGCGACGGCCGTGTCGCCGTGGAAGGCTGGGCCGAAACCAGCGACGTGACCGCCCTCGACCTCGCCTTGCGCTTCGAGGACGCCGGCGTGGCCGCCATCATCCACACCGATATCGACCGCGACGGCGCCTTGAGCGGCCCCAACGTCGAAGCCTCGGCCCAGCTCGCCGAGCACCTGACCACACCGGTGATCGTCTCGGGCGGGGTCTCTTCGCTCGACGACGTGCTCGCCGTCCAGGCCCAGGCCCATCGCGGCCTGGAGGGCGTCATCAGCGGCCGCGCCCTCTACGACGGCCGCCTCAACCTCGCCGCCGCCCTTGTGGCGTTGGGCGCGGTCTGACAGAGGGCCTTGTCATGCTGACCATGCGCGTCATTCCCTGTCTCGACGTCAAGGACGGTCGCGTCGTCAAGGGCGTCAATTTCGTGGACCTGCGCGACGCCGGCGACCCCGTGGAACAAGCCCGCGTCTATGACGCCGCCGGCGCCGACGAACTGTGCTTTCTCGACATCACCGCGAGCCACGAAAACCGCGATACCTTGTTCGATGTCGTGGCCCGCACCGCCGAGCAGTGCTTTATGCCCCTGACCGTGGGCGGCGGCGTGCGCACCTTGGAGGATATCCGCAAGCTGCTGCTGGCCGGTGCCGACAAGGTGTCGATCAACACCGCCGCCGTGCATCATCCCGAGTTCGTCGGCGAGGCGGCGCGAAAGTTTGGCAGCCAGTGCATTGTCGTTGCCATCGACGCCAAGTCGGTGGGCCCGAATCGCTTCGAGATTTTCACCCACGGCGGGCGCAAGCCCACCGGTATCGACGCGGTGGCCTGGGCCCGGCGCATGACCGAGCTTGGCGCCGGCGAGATCTTGCTCACCTCCATGGACCGCGACGGCACCGGCGAGGGCTTCAACCTGCCCCTGACCCGGGCGATTGCCGACGCCGTGTCGGTGCCGGTCATCGCCTCGGGCGGGGTGGGCACCTTGGATCATTTGGTGGAAGGCGTGCGCGATGGCCACGCCACCGGCGTTCTCGCCGCCTCGATTTTCCACTTCGGCACCTACACCATCGCCCAGGCCAAGGCCCATATGGCCGCTGCCGGCCTGCCCATGCGTCTTTGCTGACAGGAGCCGCCATGACCTCCCCAACCGGTCCCGCCATCCTGGCCGACCTTTACACCGTCATCGCCGGGCGCAAAGGCGCCGACCCCGACACCTCCTACACCGCCCGCCTGTTCGCCAAGGGGCGCGGCAAGATCGTCAACAAGATGGGCGAGGAAGCCTTCGAGGTGGCGGTGGCCGCCCTCTCCGAGGGACCGGACCGTGTGGTGTCGGAAAGCGCCGACCTCTTGTATCATCTCACCGTCCTGTGGGCCGACACCGGCGTGACGCCGGATCAGGTGTGGGCCGAGTTGGCCCAGCGCTTCGGCACCTCGGGGATCGACGAAAAAGCCGCCCGCAAGGGCTGATCTGGAGATCCGTGATGGCGTATGACGAGACCAACGTGTTCGCCCGCATCCTCAAGGGCGAGATCCCGTGCCGCAAGGTGCACGAGGACGAGCACATCCTGGCCTTCCATGACATCAATCCCCAGGCCCCGGTCCACGTGCTGGTGATCCCCAAGGGCGCCTACACCGACTGGGACGACTTCGCCCAACGGGCCAGCGAGGCCGAAATCGCCAGGTTTATTCGCGGCGTGGCCCACGTCGGCCGCCTGCTGGGGGTCGATGAGCCGGGCTATCGGGTGATGTCCAACAAGGGCGTCAACGGGGGGCAGGAGGTCCCGCATTTGCATGTGCACCTGTTTGCCGGACGCAAGTTGGGGCGCATGGTGCCGGCGGAGAGTGTGTGACGAAAGAAGGCTGGGGAGGCGCGGCCTCCCCAGGCCCCTCGGTTCTCAGGGGCAGGCGGTAGCGGTGGGCGCCAGGGCGCAGACCTTGATTTTTCTTAAAAATTCGACGGTGTGGTCGCGTTCCTCGGAGGCGATGGGCGGGCCTTCGTTGCCAAACGGCGGGGTGCGCCAGATGCGCTGGACCATGTAGGATCCTTCGCGGCCCTGGATGTAGAGAAACAACGAGGCCTCGCCGGCATCGACATCCTTGCGCCGGAAGCACCCCATGCTCCAAAAGGCCCGGCCGATGTTGTTTTCCACCTTGGTCTGAGGGACCGTGGTGGTGTGGGCCTGACAGGTCGTTTCGTACTCCTTGATGGTCCGCTGGTGCGCTTCTTGGAGGCTGGGCGTCCCCTCGCCCCGAGCCATCGACACCACCACCATGTCCTTCCAGTCCTGGGCGCCTTGCCCTTCCGGCACGAACACCGCCCGCCGATGGCTGGGCTCGTCGGTCGTGTACAAGGTTTCCCACCCCGGCGGCAGGGTAAAGACCAGGGTTTCAGCCGGCGTCAGCCCCTGAGGCCCCGCCGCGTTGGCCGTGACCGCCCCCAGCCAAAGCCCCACCACCATCCCCACCCCTCGGATCGCGTGACCCATGCCGCCTCTCCTTAAAGGAAAGAGGGGTCTGGGGAGGCCCGCCTCCCCAGCCTGCCCTTCTCCCGTCAGCTCACCAATTCCGGCCGATCCATGAACTCGTCCAACGCCTCGGGATTGGCCAAAGCCTCCTTGTTGCGCACCACCCGGCCATGAATCACATCGCGCACGGCCAGCTCGACAATCTTGTTGGACTTGGTGCGCGGAATATCCCCAACCTGAAGAACCTTGGCCGGGACATGCCGCGGCGTGCAGTTCTCGCGGATCCGCCCCTTGATCCGGGCCACCAAGGCGTCGTCCAAAGCCAGCCCGGGGGCCAGAACCACGAACAACAACACCCGGACGTCCCCCTCCCAGTCCTGACCGATGACGATGGCCTCCCGCACCTCGGGCAAGGTTTCCACCTGACGATAGATCTCTGCGGTGCCAATGCGCACCCCGCCCGGATTGAGGGTCGCGTCCGAGCGGCCATAAACAATGATGCCACCACGCGGTGTTAGTTCCACCCAGTCGCCATGGGTCCAGATCCCGGGGAAGCGCTCAAAATACGCGGCGCGAAACCGGCTGCCATCGGGATCGTTCCAAAACCCCAGCGGCGTCGAGGGAAAGGCTCGGGTACACACCAGCTCGCCCTTTTCCCCCACGACCGGCCGCCCGCTCTCGTCGTACACCGCAACGGCCATGCCCAGGCCCCGCTTCTGGATCTCGCCCCGGTACACCGGATCCACGGGACTGCCCAGCATAAAACACGACACAATGTCGGTGCCGCCCGAGATCGAGGCCAGGTGCACGTCGGCCTTGATCGCCTCGTACACGTGGTCAAACCCCTCGGGGGCCAGAGGGGAGCCGGTCGAGGCAATCACCCGCAGGGCTCCCAGGGCGTGGGTGTCCCGCGGGCGCAGGCCCTCCTTGCGCTGGGCGTCCAGCCATTTGGCCGAGGTGCCAAAGAAGGTGCAGCCCTCGGCCTGGGCATAGTCCCACAGGATGGTCCCCGAGGGATGGAACGGCGAGCCATCATAGAGCAGTAAGGTCGCCCCCGTGCCCAAGGCGCCGACCAGCCAGTTCCACATCATCCAGCCCAGCGTCGTGAAATAAAACACGCGGTCGCCGGGCCGGGTGTCGCCGTGGAGGACATGTTCCTTGAGCTGTTGCAGCAAGGTGCCGCCGTGGCCATGCACAATGCACTTCGGCGCCCCGGTGGTGCCGCTGCTGTACATGATCACCAGGGGATGATCGAAGGGCACGCGGTGAAAGGTCGGCGCGCTCGGCGTCAGGCCGGCCAGGAAATCGTCCCAGCTCACCGCCTCCACCGTCTCCGGCCCGCCCCCGGCATAGGGGATCTCGACCACCGCCGTCAGGGATGGCAGCCGCGCCACGATGTCGGCCACCTTGCCGCGACACGAATGGACCTTGCCGTTGTACAGATAGCCATCGACCACAAACAACACCGTGGGCTCAATCTGGCCGAAGCGGTCCAGCACGCCTTGGACCCCGAAATCGGGCGAGGCCGAGGACCACACCGCCCCCAGGCTGACCGTCGCCAAAAACGCGATCACCGCCTCGGGCAGGTTCGGCAGATAGCCCGCTACCCGGTCCCCGGGCCCAACGCCGGCCCGCGCCAGGGCCTGGGCCACGCGCGACACTTCGGCCCGAAGCGCCGCGTGGCTGAGGCGTCGGCGCACGCTGGCCTCGCCCCAGAACACCAAGGCGTCGGCTTCGGGATCCACATCGGGCCGCAACAGGGTTTCCGCCATGTTGAGCCGGGCCTGGGCGAACCAGCGTGCCCCAGGCATGCGGGTGGGATCATCCACCGCCGGGCCGTCGCCCCGCTCGCCGATCACCCGGCAAAAGGTCCACACCTTGTCCCAGAAGGCTCCAGGGTGGTCGATGGACCACTGCCACAAGGCATCGTAGTCGGGAAGGCTCACGCCCTCCTCGGTTTCAACGGCCTGACGAAACGCGGTCAAGGACGCCGCAGCCACGCGTTCGGGTGCGAGCTGCCACAACGGGCGCACGGGGTCTTGCACGATTGATTTCTCCCTGTTGGGTGGTCTTATTGCCGACCTCACCCGGGAGTTTGCCGTGTAAACGCGCTTG is a window of Pararhodospirillum photometricum DSM 122 DNA encoding:
- a CDS encoding helix-turn-helix domain-containing protein is translated as MRRSKNEELLGDGVNKSPDPVDVHVGRRLRLRRTLLGMSQEQLANAVGVTFQQIQKYERGSNRVSASRLYDISKVLGVPVAFFFEDIGDDVTSVRKAPSVPDLSGLAEPAIPAYEQDPLQKNETLELIRAYWRLPTEHVRKRALDLLKSLSGRE
- the hisB gene encoding imidazoleglycerol-phosphate dehydratase HisB, which codes for MRTATVTRTTRETAISVTVDLDGTGRSDISTGLGFLDHMLEQLSRHSLMDLRLHAKGDIHIDGHHTTEDCALALGQAISQALGNRLGIQRYGSALIPMDEALTQVALDLSNRPFLVWNVPLTRDKLGDIDTELFKEWFQAFSQTGGITLHVATHYGENNHHIVESCYKGLAKALRMAWTIDPRQASQVPSTKGVLGSLGDSAPSA
- the hisH gene encoding imidazole glycerol phosphate synthase subunit HisH produces the protein MLVAIIDYGSGNLRSAAKALERAARDAGIAADITVTADARVAQRADRLVLPGVGAFADCRQGLDALPDMIDTVTEAVWTHGRPFLGICVGMQLLATRGLEHGIHPGLDWIPGEVRPLRDEAPPDSLETLRIPHMGWNALEPTDSPHPLLDGLAPGTPVYFVHSYHLAAACPAHVRAQVSYGAPLTAVVGRDTVVGTQFHPEKSQAAGLRLLTNFLRWAP
- the hisA gene encoding 1-(5-phosphoribosyl)-5-[(5-phosphoribosylamino)methylideneamino]imidazole-4-carboxamide isomerase codes for the protein MILFPAIDLKDGQCVRLFKGEMDKATVFGDDPAAQARRFTDAGCRWLHVVDLNGAFAGHPVNAAAVEAILAAVDVPVQLGGGIRDHAAIDRWIDLGVSRVILGTVALRDPALVREACRRHPGRIAVGIDARDGRVAVEGWAETSDVTALDLALRFEDAGVAAIIHTDIDRDGALSGPNVEASAQLAEHLTTPVIVSGGVSSLDDVLAVQAQAHRGLEGVISGRALYDGRLNLAAALVALGAV
- the hisF gene encoding imidazole glycerol phosphate synthase subunit HisF, whose translation is MLTMRVIPCLDVKDGRVVKGVNFVDLRDAGDPVEQARVYDAAGADELCFLDITASHENRDTLFDVVARTAEQCFMPLTVGGGVRTLEDIRKLLLAGADKVSINTAAVHHPEFVGEAARKFGSQCIVVAIDAKSVGPNRFEIFTHGGRKPTGIDAVAWARRMTELGAGEILLTSMDRDGTGEGFNLPLTRAIADAVSVPVIASGGVGTLDHLVEGVRDGHATGVLAASIFHFGTYTIAQAKAHMAAAGLPMRLC
- a CDS encoding phosphoribosyl-ATP diphosphatase, with the translated sequence MTSPTGPAILADLYTVIAGRKGADPDTSYTARLFAKGRGKIVNKMGEEAFEVAVAALSEGPDRVVSESADLLYHLTVLWADTGVTPDQVWAELAQRFGTSGIDEKAARKG
- a CDS encoding histidine triad nucleotide-binding protein; the encoded protein is MAYDETNVFARILKGEIPCRKVHEDEHILAFHDINPQAPVHVLVIPKGAYTDWDDFAQRASEAEIARFIRGVAHVGRLLGVDEPGYRVMSNKGVNGGQEVPHLHVHLFAGRKLGRMVPAESV
- a CDS encoding acetoacetate--CoA ligase — encoded protein: MQDPVRPLWQLAPERVAAASLTAFRQAVETEEGVSLPDYDALWQWSIDHPGAFWDKVWTFCRVIGERGDGPAVDDPTRMPGARWFAQARLNMAETLLRPDVDPEADALVFWGEASVRRRLSHAALRAEVSRVAQALARAGVGPGDRVAGYLPNLPEAVIAFLATVSLGAVWSSASPDFGVQGVLDRFGQIEPTVLFVVDGYLYNGKVHSCRGKVADIVARLPSLTAVVEIPYAGGGPETVEAVSWDDFLAGLTPSAPTFHRVPFDHPLVIMYSSGTTGAPKCIVHGHGGTLLQQLKEHVLHGDTRPGDRVFYFTTLGWMMWNWLVGALGTGATLLLYDGSPFHPSGTILWDYAQAEGCTFFGTSAKWLDAQRKEGLRPRDTHALGALRVIASTGSPLAPEGFDHVYEAIKADVHLASISGGTDIVSCFMLGSPVDPVYRGEIQKRGLGMAVAVYDESGRPVVGEKGELVCTRAFPSTPLGFWNDPDGSRFRAAYFERFPGIWTHGDWVELTPRGGIIVYGRSDATLNPGGVRIGTAEIYRQVETLPEVREAIVIGQDWEGDVRVLLFVVLAPGLALDDALVARIKGRIRENCTPRHVPAKVLQVGDIPRTKSNKIVELAVRDVIHGRVVRNKEALANPEALDEFMDRPELVS